In the genome of Amaranthus tricolor cultivar Red isolate AtriRed21 chromosome 15, ASM2621246v1, whole genome shotgun sequence, one region contains:
- the LOC130801096 gene encoding uncharacterized protein LOC130801096 translates to MLEELDSEDEYIVTEEDDRDNVHEKTFEDYLDGSHILDKMYKNGKIWSQLPFGSIVLEECKRYIARCLLRDCTWRIHASVLRKKISWAIKKLEGEHATCGRLEENPMVSSAWLCRQLLQDLEANLDVPVDSLQRLCMERNKIHVKLRLLYKVKSLAREQLHGGFAESYPALPKYAEMIKSTNPGSYALVTWTDSLQFKACFISFAAQVKGFLDGCRPIIGIDGAHLSGYYKGVMLTVVAIDENNEIFVLAYGIVDTKSIDSWTYFFRNLRCLFAQYKSQKDDWTFISDRMRGVESALFKVFPRATRRICCQHLYSNCKAVGWSGAAFHKMFWIAENSYNEYVFEKAMSKIKDFDAATYDYLKNVEEQWSVHMFDRTVYCDHNTTNFVESFNAITKANRDIPVLTLLEDVRNWCMKRMGSRFDKAVYMEPNDITEHAKGVLVTRTDDFRFCHVTAAGGGEFEVRDGHVKFPVTLRNMTYGCRKWQGLGIPCKHGLRVIYNQRLDPRDFVSPFYKGVAYKLTYGDHMHPMADPTHWPSLDVPEITPPQGKRNAGRPPKQRRRAAHEAKKGKRHTNNKCSLCKELGHNAVTCKAKKASSKKTAHTTFSS, encoded by the exons ATGCTTGAGGAGTTGGACAGTGAGGATGAGTACATTGTGACAGAAGAAGATGATCGTGATAATGTACATGAGAAGACCTTTGAGGATTACTTAGATGGGTCTCATATATTAGACAAAATgtacaaaaatggtaaaatctgGTCTCAATTACCATTTGGATCCATTGTGCTTGAGGAGTG TAAGAGGTACATAGCAAGGTGTTTGTTGAGGGATTGCACTTGGAGGATTCATGCTTCAGTTCTAAGGAAAAAAATCAGTTGGGCCATAAAGAAGCTAGAAGGAGAGCATGCAACTTGTGGGAGGCTGGAAGAGAATCCTATGGTCTCTTCAGCATGGCTATGCAGACAATTGTTACAAGACTTAGAGGCAAACCTAGATGTCCCAGTTGATTCATTGCAGAGGCTATGCATGGAAAGGAACAAGATCCATGTGAAGTTGAGATTGTTATACAAAGTGAAGAGTTTAGCGAGGGAGCAATTACATGGTGGGTTTGCTGAGTCCTATCCAGCTCTTCCAAAGTATGCTGAAATGATAAAGTCTACAAATCCTGGGTCTTATGCTTTGGTTACATGGACTGACAGTTTGCAATTTAAGGCCTGCTTCATATCTTTTGCAGCTCAAGTGAAAGGATTCTTAGATGGTTGTAGACCTATCATAGGAATAGATGGTGCACATTTAAGTGGGTATTACAAAGGGGTTATGCTCACTGTAGTTGCAATAGATGAGAATAATGAGATCTTTGTGTTAGCCTATGGGATTGTTGACACAAAGAGCATAGATTCCTGGACTTATTTTTTCAGAAACTTGAGGTGCTTGTTTGCTCAGTATAAATCTCAGAAGGATGACTGGACTTTTATCAGTGACAGGATGAGG GGGGTTGAATCAGCATTGTTTAAGGTTTTCCCAAGAGCTACAAGGAGAATATGCTGCCAGCATTTGTACTCAAATTGCAAGGCTGTAGGATGGAGTGGGGCAGCATTTCATAAGATGTTTTGGATTGCGGAAAATTCCTACAATGAGTACGTTTTTGAAAAAGCTATGTCCAAGATAAAAGATTTTGATGCAGCAACATATGACTATCTCAAAAATGTAGAAGAGCAGTGGAGTGTGCACATGTTTGACAGGACAGTTTATTGTGATCATAACACAACAAACTTCGTGGAGTCATTCAATGCAATAACAAAGGCCAACAGGGACATACCTGTGTTGACATTGCTGGAAG atGTCAGGAATTGGTGCATGAAAAGGATGGGTTCCAGGTTCGATAAAGCAGTATACATGGAACCTAATGATATAACAGAGCATGCAAAGGGGGTGCTGGTGACTAGGACTGATGATTTTAGGTTCTGCCATGTCACTGCAGCTGGTGGTGGAGAGTTTGAGGTGAGAGATGGCCATGTCAAGTTCCCTGTCACCCTTAGAAATATGACTTATGGGTGTAGGAAATGGCAAGGATTAGGGATCCCTTGCAAGCATGGGCTAAGGGTCATTTACAACCAGAGACTTGATCCTAGGGACTTTGTCTCACCTTTCTACAAGGGGGTTGCTTACAAACTCACTTATGGAGACCACATGCACCCCATGGCTGATCCAACTCACTGGCCTTCACTAGATGTGCCAGAAATTACACCACCCCAAGGGAAAAGAAATGCTGGCAGACCACCTAAGCAAAGGAGAAGAGCTGCTCATGAggcaaaaaaaggaaagaggcaTACGAATAACAAATGCAGCCTATGCAAAGAACTAGGCCACAATGCAGTGACATGCAAGGCAAAAAAGGCATCATCAAAAAAGACAGCACATACAACTTTCTCTTCATAG